The following is a genomic window from Planctomycetia bacterium.
GCTGTCGCCAGCGATTGCCGACGAAAATCTGCCCATCGGGGTACTTCACGCCGTTGCCAATCACGAAGTGATAGCCCAGATCGTCCCAGCCGCGCTGGCGAACGTGATAATCGCGCATGCCTTCAGGCGTGGACTTATCGCTCGCCGAGTGATGGACAACGATGCACTGCCATCGCTTTGAAAAGCCGCCCGGCGGGGTCCAGCCATTATCTGCGCCGCCGGCATAGTGTTTCGAAGGTGGTGGGGCGGGGCGGTCGACAGGTCGCATGGGGGCCGGCCGACCACCTACATAGGGATCGAGATCGGCGACGTGCGGCCCGGTAGGCTGCTGACAGCCAACCGTTCCAAAGAGAAAAGTTACGCAGGTCAGGGCGAAGCAGCAGAAGGCGAATTTGTGCGGTAGTCGATCGTACATTGGCTTTCTATTTAATCGGCGAACAATGGGTGAACAGACTAACATCGGGACACCCGGCAGGGCAAGTGAATTGAATCGACAGCGATCCCGATATTATGCCCCCAAAAATCAAGGGCTCTGTGCGAATGCTCTTAGATACGCTCGACTATCCGGTTGGTTCGCCGCTTCGGCATAGACGGCGAGTGCGTCCGGAAAGCTGCGGCCGACCTTCACGAAGACCCCCTCATAGTCGCTGAGCCCCCCCTGATAGACGATCGCGGCCAGGAGCCGGGCATTGTCGAAGGGCGACGTGCGCAGAAATGACCAGTATTCGGGGTCGGCCAGTTGCGGCTCGTAGGTCGTCGAATAGGCGGCCAGGGCGGCGTCGAGTTCCACCTGACGGTTGGCGATGATGACATCCGGCGGGTCGCCCCGCGCCGCGGCCTGGCCATAGTAGGCGGCCATTCGGTTGTAGGCGGCGACGACGTAGAGATCGATGATCGCCTTGTCGGCATATCGTATCCTCGCGGCCATGGCCTGTGGCGAATCGACGCCGTAATTCAGGTCAAACCACTCCTGAGCGGCCGTGCGGCCGATGAACGTGGCCATCCCCTCGTTGTAGGCGCCGTCGTTGGGCTTGAAGATCGTCTGATGGGTCATTTCGTGGAGGATGAGCTCGACCAGCTCCGCGTCGTCGTCCTGAAGATTCGACTGCCGGACGGGATCGGCGAAGAAGTTGAGCGTGGAAAAGCCCGCCGCACGGCCGAAGAAAACGTCGTATCCCGCATCCTGCAATGAGATCGCCACCCGCCGGGCGTACTCCATCTCGAAAAACCCGCGCGTCGAGTATTGCCCGATGATCGGGTAATCCCACAGAAACGGCGTGAAGCTCTCCTTCGCCGAGGCGGAAACGACCCACACAGCAGGCTCCATCCCGTTGTAGTCGAAGACCGTGTAGGAATATGAGCCGCGCAGGCCGACGACATGGATGCCGAATCGCCGAACGTGCTGCGTGATGGCCAGCTTGGCCCGCTCGTCGTCGGTAAGGTTGGGGTCGGCGAGCGCCTGATCGACCGGCACGATGCGGACGAGAACGCCGAGCTGCCCAAAGGCGATGTGGGAGAGATATTCGACATCGCAGCCTGCAGCGGCCAGAAGAAGAGCGGGCAGGCAGACCGCGGAGAGCAGGAGTCGTAGCGGCGATTGCAATCTTGGCTTCAAGGAATTGCTCCGGCGAGGCTGGGGCGAGTTCCACGGATTGTATGCGGGGGCAGCGGGCCGGAAAAGCACGGCCTGCATCCGGCGCGAAGCAACAGGCCCGAGCAAACTCATCCTCGGCCCGTAGGGCCAAAAGTCAGTAGGCAGGTGCATCGCACCTGTACCCGAGCAAACCCCAAATCAATCTCGACCCCAACGGGGGTCGCATCCCGACACGCACGATCATCAATCCCCGCGCGAGCGCTGAGCAAGAATGAACAACTGGAGGTCATTCTAACCATGACCCAAAGAGGTAGCGCAATGTGTACATCCAAAATCCGCAGCCCGCTGGCCTCGCTGTGTCACTTTCCCGAACCATTTTTCAAAGACTTACAAACGAACTTTCCCGAAATTTTCCGCGCCTGTTCGGGCATGTACCGGTCCTGTTTCACCTTGCGCGTTTTGACCAAAAACCACCCAAATCGCGACTTGCCCCAACACACGCCCGCCACAGCGCTTACAACCGCTCTCCAAAACCTTTTTCGCCTATTGTCACCTTCAAATCGACGCATCGCCGCGCAAAACCTCAGCCCAAACAAAGCGCGTGCACATGCCCACAAACGCCTCGCCCCCAATCGAACTCGGAAACGTGCGCGAGTCCGTACCACCCAGCGAATCGCCCCCGATCGAGCCCCGAATGGGGCGCCGGCTTGTAGCCACGGATGCAGCGTCGTCGGGCACCGCCCGACCAGCGCAATCCGTGGTCAGCGTCGCGGAGAAAATCCAGCCCCGGCAGGGGCGTAGGAGTCACTCGATTGCGCGCAAGAAACCACCAAAACCACCAAACGCCCCAACTTGCGCCCGCCACAAGCTTTGGCACAATTCCGAAAGGCCGTGTGTCACTATATGTCACTTACGATTCTGCTCGACTTACGCGCGATCAGCGCGTTTGCCTTCCCACTCGCTACGACAGCTTCCCGCTTCGGAGAATGGCGACAAGCAGGCCGCCGGCCATCACGAAGGTGATGGCGTAGCCGACGAAGCCGAGGTAGCGAATGGGCATGTTAAAAATGCTGGCATCGATGGAGATCAGCATGGTGCTGCTGATGATCGTCGAGGCCACCAGCATGGCGAAGGCGATGCGGTTGCTCGATCGATCCAGTTCGCTGGCCAGGTGATCGAGGTTCTCGTGCTTGATGTTGATCTGGAATTGTCCCCGGCCCATGCCGCGCATGGTGTCCCGGATGAATCGCGGGGCGTCGCGGAGGATGCTGAACAGGTGCCAGGTGGACATGCCCGCCATGCGGAGCAGTCGCCGCGGCGAGAAGCGATCGCGAAGCAGCTTGGAGAGCTTGGGCTGGAGCAGTTCGAGCAGGTTCAGCTCGGGGTCGATCTGCAGGACGACGCCGGAGACGGTGGCCAGCGACTTGAACAGGGCGACGAAATCGCGCGGCAGGGTGACGTCGTTGCGGCGGACCGTTTCGATGAGCTCGCGGAAGATGATGACGAGGTCGAGCCGGTGAAGCGGCAGGCCGTAGTATTTCTCCAGCATCTGGCGCAAGTCAGAGGCGAGGACGAGGCGGTCGGTGTTGCGGCCGATGGCCCCGAGGTCGGCCAGCACGTCGATGAGGACTTCGATTTCCTTTTTGACGATGGCGATGATGCTGATGACCAGCCGGCCGATAAGCTCGTCGTCGATACGGCCGATCATGCCGAAGTCAAACAGGACGACCCCGGCGGGCGGGCGGATGAGCATGTTTCCAGGATGCGGGTCGGCGTGGAAGAAGCCCAGTTCGAAGAATTGTTTCAGGAAGCATTCGCTGAGATTGTGGGCCAATTGCGCGCGGTCGACGCCCTTGGCCGGAGAGCCATTGCCCCCCTCGGCGGACCCCAGCGCCTCGCGGAGGTGCATGCCGTCCATGAACTCAAGGGTGAGGCTGGCTTTGCCGGTGAGTTCCCAATGCACCCTGGGTGTCTTAATGTTCGGGTCGTCCACAAAGACTTCGTAGAATCGGCTGGTGGTCGACGCCTCGTTGACGAAGTCGAGCTCGCGGCGAATCGTCTGGGCGAATTCATCGACCACCAGCTTGGGGTGATAAGGCCGCAGTTCCGGGAAAAGGGCCTCGGCGCGCTCGGCCATCCATTCCAGGACGTACATATCGAGCTGGATCATGTCGTCGATTTCGGGCCGCTTGATTTTTACCACGACCTGTTCGCCGTCATGTGTCTCGGCGCGATGGACCTGGGCGATGGAGCCGCTGGCGAAGGGCGTATCGATGAACGATTTGAAGGCCTTGTCGATATCGACCCCGGTGTCTTCCCGGAAGATGCGACGGGCCTGCTCGGTGGGAAACGGCTTGACGTCGTCCTGCAGTTTCTCAAGGGCGGTGATAATCTGCGGCGGAAAGATATCGGGCCGCGTGCTGGCGATCTGTCCGAACTTGATGAACGTCGGCCCCAGTTCCTCGCAGACCTTGACGATGCGCTCTCCGATTGCGACGAGGGGATCGACGGCGGGTTCTTCGTCAGGCTTACCCTTTCGGATCCAGTTGATCGATGGGACATATCTTCCGAGTTGCAGGCGATCGACGACGTGTCCGAAGCCGTGCCGAGAGAAAACCTGGGCGATCACGCGAAGGCGTGCGAATGTCCGGACGGTTCTGGGCAGGGTGGCAATTGACATCGCGAGAACAACAAGGCTCCGAGGAAGTGTTAGCGGACGCCGGGGGGATATTCCCGTCTCAGCGGATTATCGTCAAATCACGCCGCGAGGATGCGATCCAGGGGACCTCAAGCTTGACCTTTTGGCGGGGCTTCGTGAGACTCGGTCGCCCCCTTATGAAGCAACATGACAAGCATATCGTCGGGTGGCTGAGCGAGTGGCGAAGATTCAGCGTGCT
Proteins encoded in this region:
- a CDS encoding N-acetylmuramoyl-L-alanine amidase, whose translation is MYDRLPHKFAFCCFALTCVTFLFGTVGCQQPTGPHVADLDPYVGGRPAPMRPVDRPAPPPSKHYAGGADNGWTPPGGFSKRWQCIVVHHSASDKSTPEGMRDYHVRQRGWDDLGYHFVIGNGVKYPDGQIFVGNRWRQQKHGAHCKTPNNHYNEHGIGICLIGDFDAHPPTQKQLASLARLSSFLTAKCGIPDSKILTHGGVTHKTACPGRYFSLGPVLRIMSARAQAADPDLEANFVTP
- a CDS encoding aminopeptidase, translated to MKPRLQSPLRLLLSAVCLPALLLAAAGCDVEYLSHIAFGQLGVLVRIVPVDQALADPNLTDDERAKLAITQHVRRFGIHVVGLRGSYSYTVFDYNGMEPAVWVVSASAKESFTPFLWDYPIIGQYSTRGFFEMEYARRVAISLQDAGYDVFFGRAAGFSTLNFFADPVRQSNLQDDDAELVELILHEMTHQTIFKPNDGAYNEGMATFIGRTAAQEWFDLNYGVDSPQAMAARIRYADKAIIDLYVVAAYNRMAAYYGQAAARGDPPDVIIANRQVELDAALAAYSTTYEPQLADPEYWSFLRTSPFDNARLLAAIVYQGGLSDYEGVFVKVGRSFPDALAVYAEAANQPDSRAYLRAFAQSP
- a CDS encoding AarF/ABC1/UbiB kinase family protein, whose translation is MSIATLPRTVRTFARLRVIAQVFSRHGFGHVVDRLQLGRYVPSINWIRKGKPDEEPAVDPLVAIGERIVKVCEELGPTFIKFGQIASTRPDIFPPQIITALEKLQDDVKPFPTEQARRIFREDTGVDIDKAFKSFIDTPFASGSIAQVHRAETHDGEQVVVKIKRPEIDDMIQLDMYVLEWMAERAEALFPELRPYHPKLVVDEFAQTIRRELDFVNEASTTSRFYEVFVDDPNIKTPRVHWELTGKASLTLEFMDGMHLREALGSAEGGNGSPAKGVDRAQLAHNLSECFLKQFFELGFFHADPHPGNMLIRPPAGVVLFDFGMIGRIDDELIGRLVISIIAIVKKEIEVLIDVLADLGAIGRNTDRLVLASDLRQMLEKYYGLPLHRLDLVIIFRELIETVRRNDVTLPRDFVALFKSLATVSGVVLQIDPELNLLELLQPKLSKLLRDRFSPRRLLRMAGMSTWHLFSILRDAPRFIRDTMRGMGRGQFQINIKHENLDHLASELDRSSNRIAFAMLVASTIISSTMLISIDASIFNMPIRYLGFVGYAITFVMAGGLLVAILRSGKLS